In Gulosibacter molinativorax, a single window of DNA contains:
- a CDS encoding ATP-binding protein translates to MDYLRRAIDQELDKWLPFAPAFAIDGPKGVGKTVTAARRADVEIYLDDPLQLEILESDPRLQSFAEGTVLLDEWQRLPYVWDAVRRHVDRGAPAGRFLLTGSATPHDSRGTHSGAGRILSVRMRPMALFERGVVETTVSFGAIIRGETPKIGGQTPFVLADYLHEIGASGFPGIRRMPDALRSAQLDTYIQRVIDRDLPELGFFSRRPETLRRWMAAYGAASSTTASYTKIMSATTDGDGEQPAKSTALAYRDHLAQIWLLDEVPGWQPLGNELGRLGQAPKHQLADPALALRLLNLDDRELLTSRGAPLIGPLFESLATLSIRVAAQSESARVGHLRTRNGDREVDLIVEGQEGQIVAVEVKLAATVGDEDVRHLLWLRRQLGDRIADLVIITTGEYAYRRRDGIVVVPLSLLGQ, encoded by the coding sequence ATGGATTACCTGCGTCGAGCCATTGACCAAGAACTTGATAAATGGCTTCCTTTCGCACCTGCCTTCGCGATAGATGGACCAAAAGGCGTCGGTAAGACGGTGACCGCGGCACGTCGTGCCGATGTTGAGATCTATCTCGACGATCCGCTGCAGCTTGAGATTCTTGAGAGTGACCCGAGGCTGCAGTCGTTCGCTGAGGGAACTGTTTTGCTCGACGAGTGGCAGCGATTGCCATATGTGTGGGATGCGGTTCGTCGACATGTAGACCGCGGTGCACCCGCTGGACGCTTCCTGCTCACCGGCAGCGCGACGCCGCATGATTCTCGCGGCACACACAGCGGTGCTGGGCGCATCTTGTCAGTACGTATGCGCCCGATGGCACTGTTTGAGCGCGGTGTCGTGGAGACCACAGTGAGCTTCGGTGCAATCATCCGAGGTGAGACGCCAAAAATTGGTGGCCAAACGCCGTTCGTCCTCGCCGACTACTTACATGAGATTGGAGCAAGTGGTTTCCCGGGCATTAGGCGGATGCCTGACGCTTTAAGGTCGGCTCAGCTTGATACGTATATACAGCGGGTCATTGATCGAGATTTGCCCGAACTTGGGTTTTTTTCGAGGCGGCCCGAAACGCTGCGTCGGTGGATGGCTGCATATGGTGCGGCATCTTCAACGACTGCAAGTTATACGAAAATCATGTCCGCAACGACAGACGGCGATGGGGAACAACCGGCAAAATCGACGGCACTCGCTTATCGGGACCACTTGGCTCAAATTTGGCTTCTTGACGAGGTCCCAGGGTGGCAGCCACTGGGCAACGAGCTAGGGCGACTTGGGCAGGCGCCCAAGCATCAGCTCGCGGATCCGGCGTTGGCGCTTCGCCTCCTAAACCTGGACGATCGAGAACTCCTCACAAGCCGTGGCGCGCCGTTGATTGGTCCACTCTTTGAATCATTGGCCACGTTGTCTATTCGAGTGGCCGCTCAGTCTGAAAGTGCACGTGTCGGTCACCTGCGAACTCGCAACGGCGATCGAGAGGTTGACCTAATTGTTGAGGGCCAGGAAGGGCAGATCGTTGCGGTAGAAGTAAAGCTGGCGGCCACAGTCGGTGACGAGGACGTTCGTCACTTGCTTTGGCTTCGGCGTCAATTAGGCGACAGGATTGCGGATCTGGTGATCATTACCACCGGCGAGTATGCGTACCGTCGTCGCGATGGAATTGTCGTCGTGCCGCTGAGCTTGCTCGGGCAATGA